The Deltaproteobacteria bacterium DNA window CGCCACCGGGGCGGGGATCGTAACCGCACGACGCCATCACCCCTCCCATCGCTAGTTGCGTGAGGTCCGTCATCTTGAGGTCACGATACGGCCCGTCTAGGCCAAAGGGGGTAATGGTGCAGACGATGAGTCGCGGATGCGCGGTTTGCAGTTCACGATACAGCGTCAGCCGCCGCTCTACGTCAGCCGCCTCGCCGGAATCGATGATGACATCGGCGGTCACTGCCAATCGTTCCAACACACTGCGCGCCGTTGGGTGGTCCGCTTCCAGGCGCACGCTTTTCTTGCCGAGATTATAGCGGGAGAAGAAGAGGCTCTGTTCCGGGTCGAGCTGCGGCGAAGTGAAGGGGCCGAAGCGGCGCGAGTTGGAACCGCGCCGACCTTCTAGTTTGATGACCTCGGCACCGAACGAGGCGAGCAACACACCGGCAAACTCTCCGCGCTCGTCGCCACTTTCCAGAATGACAGTGCCAGCCAGAGCCGCACTTAATGCTGCTTCGGTATTCAAATGATCCAGTCCTCTCTCAGTGTTGCAATTTCTTCAGGAGTCAGCCCGAGGATTTCGCGGTACACATAGTCGTTGTCTTCGCCAATGCACGGCGCGCCGCGTCCCGGCAGTCCGCCAACGTCGACCCGCATGTTCTGAAACTTGGCGGGAAACCCTTCGATGGGCCACGTTCCGATTTCCGTGTGCGGCAACGGCACGAAATAGCCACGCTCCCGGAGTTGCGGGTCGCGGGTATAGCGGTCCTTCGCCGTTTGCACGACTCCGGCTGGGACGCCTCGGTGCTGTAAGCGCTGCATCAAGTCGTAGCGATCCTCATGTTTCGTGTGCTCAGCGAGCAGCCGGTCGAGATCGTCTTCATGGGCTTTGCGTCCTTCGGCGGTTTGGAATCGCGCCTCGCTCGCCCAAGCCGGCTTGCCAATCTCCGCCACCACTGCTTCCCACTGCTCGTCGGTTTGCACGGTGATCGTGATCCATTCGTCGCTACCACGACACGGGTAGGCACCGTGCGGTGCCCAAGCTGCGGCTTGCATGCGATTACCATGACGCGCGGTCGGGGTGCCGGTCAGTTGCGCTTCCAGCGCGGCGGTACCGGAGACCATGACCCCAACTTCCGTCTGCGAGAGATCGATATAACAGCCGCGCCCGGTTCGTCGCCGCTGCAACAGCGCTGTCAGCACATGCATCGCGCCGTAATAGCCGGTGGAATGGTCGAGGTAAGAATACCCCCAGCCGGCGGGAGGCATCGGCTCGGGAAGGCCGGACATGTGGGTCAGCCCGGACAGCGCCTGTGCGGTGGGGCCGACGCTGAGATAGTTGTCGTAAGTGCCGGATTTCCCCATGCCAGTAATCTGTAGATAAATCAGCCCGGGGTTGATCTCGCGCAGGGTGTTATAGCCAAGTTCCCAACGATCCATCTGCCCGGGGCTGTAGTTCTCGCACAGCACTGTCGCACTGGCGATCAGCCGTTTGAAGAGGTCCTGCCCTTGGGGAAGGTTCATGTTGAGGGTGACGCCATACTTCCCAGCGCTGATGTTATTGAACAGTCCACTCCGATTGAGACTCTCGGGGTCGCCGCCGGGAACACGCGGACCAACGCCGCGCAGCATGTCGAGCGCACGTTGATCGTGCCATTCGACGCGAATCACTTCTGCACCCATCGTGGCCAGCATACGAGTGGCATTGGGGCCAGCCACGATTTTTGTCAAGTCGATTACCCGCACGCCCTCCAGGGGCCGTCGTCGCGTCGGTGCGGATTGCGCCATCGTCATTTCGCCTCCGTCCAGGCATCCCGCAAGCGCACGCTGCAAAGGAGAATCTGTACGAGTGCCGCAGCGCTCGTCTTCTTCGGTTGGGGACGCCGGTGTGGTTATTTTGTCTGTCGGCGACCATACGCCGGATCGCCTCGGCATGCAAGAAAATGCCGGGGCGAGAAAGCCAGTTGGCAGTGATCCAGTTTGCTTTCCAAGTCCTCGAAATGATAGATGCAAAATTTCCAAACTGACCACTGCCAGCCGGTCTAGTGCATGGTCTTTTGGGTAGTGGTGCAGTTTGAGAGGTGCCGTAGCGACAATGTCATTCTGAGTCGCCCAGAGCGCGGGGCGTTCAGCACGGAAGCAAAAACGGGGACTCGCCCCTACGAATTTCTCACGCCGCGTTAGCCGCCGGCATTTTATATTCCGCCAACGAGGCGCGGACTTCGGCGGCGGTGGCCGGTTCGCTGCCGGCTTTCTGAATGGCATTAACTGCTGCTTCTACCAGTTCGAGGTTCTGGCGTGGCGAGTGGAATGGCGCATCTTCGAGTCCAATGCGCACGTGTCCGCCGAGTGCGACAATCGTCGGAATCAACGGCAATACATCTACCGCCAAACCCGCCGCCATCCACGGCGACCCAGGAGCCACGCTCTCCACCAATTTGACGTAGGCTTCCAGCGCCCACGGCTCCGGAGGAAAGCTGAAGGTGAACGCCGAAGAGAACATGAAGCGGTAGATCGGCACCGGGGCCGTCGATTGTTTGCGGTGAAGGATCGCGCCGTGGCGGACGAAGCCTGGCTCGTAGCAGGCATAAGCCGGATGGTATTGATGCTTGGCCGCTAACTCGAGCCCTAACTCCAACGCGCCGTTGGGGTTGCTGTAGACGCCGCTGTCGCCAAAAAGCGATGACCCACTGGAGTCGGAAAGATAAAAGTTGCACGACCCCGGATCGAGAAAGCCCCACTCGCACAGTCCGCGTTTGACTAATTCCACCGTCGTGGCGTAACGCGCATTCCAGTCGTTCTCCGGCAAGGGAATCGGCGCGGCGCTGGGGTACACGATGGCATCGACCTGCGAGCGAATGCCGCCGATGAAAGAGATACAGTTTTCCAGATTGTTATTTTGTTTCCCGGTGTCGGGCTCCAACGTGTGCGCGTGAATCACGGCGGCTCCGGCTTTGACGCAGGCCACGCCTTCGTTAATGACCTCCTGCGCAGTCACCGGGATGTTAGGTTGCAGCCGTCGCGTCCACGCGCCGTTGATGGCGGTTTCGATCCAGGTTTTCTTTGCCATAAATGTTCCCTCCTTAGCTTGTGCGTTATAGAGTCGTCGCCCGCATTACTCAACTGCTGTGCGTATCTCGCTGACAGCTATCGGGATTGCCAGCGTGGGGGCGACGTAGTAGAAGAGGGCATTTAGTCACGCCGAAGGGAGTTGCTGACGATGCCGTCAACGCCACGGCCCCCTGTCCATCCCAGCTTGCACTTCGATCGCTTTCTCTCCTCGACTTTCTGTCGAGCGGTGGCGCGATTCCTCATTCTGACGATACTGGTCTGGGACCTGCCGTGCCCGCAGGCCGTAGGAGTGGCTCAAGCTGGTCCCACTGTTCTCTATGTCAACGCTACCGATCCCACCTGCCAAGGTCAGAGCCCTTGCTATCAAACGATTCAAGCGGCTGTTGACACCGCCCAGCCCGGCGACACCGTGCGTGTACAAGCTGGGGAATACGACGAAGCGCTGCTCATCAAAAAGAAGCAGAACCTGGTGCTGGAAGCCGACCCGGCAGCGCCGGAGGGCAGCGTCATGTTGGATAGCGTCAGCCAGCGCTGTGGACGAGGAGATGTCATCTCCATCATGGCCTCGGCGGATATTACCATTCGCGGCTTCACGATTACCGATGCTGGCGGGCAGGCCATCGACATCAAAGGCGGCGGCCTCAGGAAACACAACGAACACATCGTCATTGAGCGTAACCGTATCTTCGGCAACGGCACCAGCAAGTGTCAGGGCGGCATCCGGGTCGGACCGGGGACGCCGGATACGGTGATCCTCAACAATCTGATGTACGGGAATGGCCAGGACGCGATCAATTTTTATGGTGGCAAAGGCGGACCGCACTATGTCGTGCAGAACGTCATTCACGGCAACCGCCGCGATGGGGTCAACGTGACCAAAGGGCAGGAGGTGGTGATCGTCAACAACCTCATTACCCACAACGGCACCGACCCGAAGCCTCTGAAGCAACTGTTTGGCGTGCGCCGTCCGGCCCCCAAGAAGAAGAGCAGAGCCGAAAATGCCCAACTGCTCCACAACCTGATCTGCGGCAATACCCAAGGCGAGCTGTTTGGGCCGATGCTCGACGGGCTGGATGCCGGCAACCTCACCCCGACTGGCAGTGAAGGGCCAGGGGTGACGGCCATGCCGCAGTGTGCGGACAATGCGCTGGTGTATGCCCACGTCACCGGGCCAGATGGAATTCCCAATACCAAGGATGATGACTTTACGTTAGCGGTCGGTTCGCCAGCGGTGGATGCGGGGATAGATCCACGGTTGCCAGCGGTGGACATTCCGGTGGCCACGGCCAGCCTGGAGCAAGACTTTTTCCAAGACGCCATTCGCCCAGGGGATGGGGATCTCGATGGCACACCCGCCTTTGATATGGGAGCCATTGAAGGGCCGGGACCGGGGCGGCAGTGCACGGGCGGGCAGACGCAGGCGTGTTATGAGGGTCCAGACGGCACGCCAGGCGTGGGGCTCTGTCAGGCGGGCCTCCGCACGTGTCAGCCCGATGGGACGTATGGGGCCTGTCTCGGGCAAGTGCTGCCGCAGACGGAGATTTGCGGGAATAAGATTGATGAGGACTGCAATGGGCAAGATCTGACCTGTCCGCCGCTGAACCACCCACCTGATATTACCTCTGAGCCAGTCACTGCCGCCACCGTCGGCCAACCCTACACCTACGATGTCAATGCGACGGACCCTGACAACGACACGCTGATATATGCCTTGACCACCTTCCCTACCGGGATGACGATCAATCCGGACACGGGGCTGATTGAAT harbors:
- a CDS encoding CoA transferase, which gives rise to MAQSAPTRRRPLEGVRVIDLTKIVAGPNATRMLATMGAEVIRVEWHDQRALDMLRGVGPRVPGGDPESLNRSGLFNNISAGKYGVTLNMNLPQGQDLFKRLIASATVLCENYSPGQMDRWELGYNTLREINPGLIYLQITGMGKSGTYDNYLSVGPTAQALSGLTHMSGLPEPMPPAGWGYSYLDHSTGYYGAMHVLTALLQRRRTGRGCYIDLSQTEVGVMVSGTAALEAQLTGTPTARHGNRMQAAAWAPHGAYPCRGSDEWITITVQTDEQWEAVVAEIGKPAWASEARFQTAEGRKAHEDDLDRLLAEHTKHEDRYDLMQRLQHRGVPAGVVQTAKDRYTRDPQLRERGYFVPLPHTEIGTWPIEGFPAKFQNMRVDVGGLPGRGAPCIGEDNDYVYREILGLTPEEIATLREDWII
- a CDS encoding 3-keto-5-aminohexanoate cleavage protein, whose product is MAKKTWIETAINGAWTRRLQPNIPVTAQEVINEGVACVKAGAAVIHAHTLEPDTGKQNNNLENCISFIGGIRSQVDAIVYPSAAPIPLPENDWNARYATTVELVKRGLCEWGFLDPGSCNFYLSDSSGSSLFGDSGVYSNPNGALELGLELAAKHQYHPAYACYEPGFVRHGAILHRKQSTAPVPIYRFMFSSAFTFSFPPEPWALEAYVKLVESVAPGSPWMAAGLAVDVLPLIPTIVALGGHVRIGLEDAPFHSPRQNLELVEAAVNAIQKAGSEPATAAEVRASLAEYKMPAANAA